Proteins encoded by one window of Marixanthomonas sp. SCSIO 43207:
- the galE gene encoding UDP-glucose 4-epimerase GalE has product MKKILVTGGLGYIGSHTVVELQNAGFEVVIIDNLSNSSLDVLGGITNITSQPPTFERLDLRNKSKVTEFFKLHKNIEGVIHFAASKAVGESVKNPLLYYENNINTLVYLLQECKAHKINNFIFSSSCTVYGEPDSLPITETAPVKKAMSPYGNTKQINEEILIDTCASSQLQSIALRYFNPIGAHETAEIGELPIGVPQNLVPFITQSAAGIREQLSVFGNDYNTPDGSCIRDYIHVVDLAKAHVVALQRLLEQKNKSSFEVFNIGTGQGNSVFEVIKAFENVTGKKLNYNVVERRSGDVTAVYADTTKANEELGWKAEKTIQQALASAWKWEQKIRNKA; this is encoded by the coding sequence ATGAAAAAAATATTAGTTACCGGCGGTCTTGGTTACATTGGTTCTCACACCGTTGTTGAACTTCAAAATGCAGGTTTTGAAGTAGTAATTATAGACAATTTATCAAATTCATCACTCGATGTTTTGGGAGGCATTACCAATATCACCTCTCAACCTCCTACATTTGAACGTTTAGATTTACGAAATAAATCGAAGGTAACAGAATTTTTCAAACTCCATAAAAACATAGAAGGAGTTATACATTTTGCCGCTAGTAAAGCTGTTGGTGAGAGTGTAAAAAACCCACTTCTATACTATGAAAACAACATTAACACCCTTGTTTATTTATTGCAAGAATGCAAAGCACACAAGATAAACAACTTTATTTTCAGTTCATCTTGCACTGTTTATGGCGAACCAGACAGCCTGCCTATTACAGAAACTGCACCTGTAAAAAAGGCGATGTCTCCCTACGGAAATACCAAACAAATAAATGAAGAGATTTTAATTGACACTTGTGCGTCCTCTCAACTACAATCTATTGCTTTACGGTATTTCAACCCTATTGGCGCCCATGAAACAGCAGAAATAGGCGAATTACCTATTGGTGTGCCTCAAAATCTTGTTCCGTTTATTACACAATCTGCAGCCGGAATAAGAGAACAACTATCTGTTTTTGGCAACGATTATAATACTCCAGATGGAAGTTGTATAAGAGATTACATTCACGTTGTAGATCTAGCAAAAGCCCACGTGGTTGCACTTCAAAGATTACTAGAGCAAAAAAATAAAAGTTCGTTTGAAGTTTTTAATATAGGAACGGGACAGGGAAACTCGGTTTTTGAAGTTATCAAAGCATTTGAAAACGTTACCGGAAAGAAATTAAACTATAATGTTGTGGAAAGACGCTCTGGTGATGTAACTGCTGTTTATGCAGATACAACAAAAGCTAATGAAGAATTAGGCTGGAAAGCAGAAAAAACCATTCAACAAGCATTAGCTTCAGCTTGGAAATGGGAGCAAAAAATCCGAAATAAAGCGTAA
- a CDS encoding DegT/DnrJ/EryC1/StrS aminotransferase family protein, translating into MRKIQMVDLKGQYEHIKDQVNQSVLEVIDSTAFINGPEVQQFQKELEEYLDVKHVIPCANGTDALQIAMMGLGLKPGDEVITADFTFAATVEVIALLGLTPVLVDVDPVNFNIDVEAIKKAITPKTKAIVPVHLFGLAANMDEIMQIANDNNLYVIEDNAQAIGGTYTSKDGTKTKTGTIGHVGSTSFFPSKNLGCYGDGGAIFTNDDDLAHTIRGIVNHGMYVRYHHDVVGVNSRLDSIQAAVLRAKLPHLDTYNASRRNAARKYSKAFNGIENIIIPTGYCEAENAVCDVCDCHVFHQYTLRVLNTDRDALVNHLNENGIPCGVYYPIPLHLQKAYKDERYNESDFSVTNQLVKEVISLPMHTELDDEQIEYITTTVINFVTN; encoded by the coding sequence ATGCGAAAAATACAAATGGTCGATTTAAAAGGCCAATATGAACATATTAAAGATCAAGTAAATCAATCTGTTCTAGAAGTTATTGATTCTACAGCTTTTATTAATGGTCCTGAAGTACAACAATTTCAAAAGGAACTAGAAGAATACTTAGATGTAAAACACGTTATTCCTTGTGCAAATGGTACCGATGCGTTACAAATTGCTATGATGGGTTTAGGGTTAAAACCCGGAGATGAAGTTATTACAGCAGATTTTACTTTTGCAGCTACTGTTGAAGTGATTGCTCTATTAGGCTTAACCCCTGTTCTAGTTGATGTTGATCCTGTAAATTTCAATATTGATGTAGAAGCTATTAAAAAAGCAATCACACCAAAAACAAAAGCTATTGTACCTGTTCATTTATTTGGTCTAGCTGCCAATATGGATGAAATTATGCAAATTGCTAATGACAATAACTTATATGTTATAGAAGATAATGCACAAGCCATTGGCGGCACGTATACCTCAAAAGATGGTACAAAAACAAAAACAGGGACTATTGGCCACGTAGGTTCTACTTCATTTTTTCCTTCAAAAAATTTAGGTTGCTATGGAGATGGTGGTGCTATTTTTACAAATGACGATGATTTGGCTCATACTATAAGAGGAATTGTTAATCATGGAATGTACGTAAGGTATCATCATGATGTTGTGGGCGTAAACTCAAGACTAGACTCCATACAAGCGGCAGTTTTACGTGCAAAGCTACCTCATTTAGACACCTACAACGCTTCAAGAAGAAATGCGGCAAGGAAATATTCAAAAGCTTTTAATGGCATTGAAAATATCATTATTCCTACCGGGTATTGCGAAGCCGAAAACGCTGTTTGTGATGTATGTGATTGTCACGTGTTTCATCAATATACACTTCGGGTTTTAAATACAGATCGAGATGCTTTGGTTAATCATTTAAATGAAAACGGAATCCCTTGTGGTGTTTATTACCCAATTCCTCTTCATCTTCAAAAAGCATATAAAGATGAACGCTATAATGAGTCTGACTTTTCAGTAACCAATCAATTGGTTAAAGAGGTTATTTCACTCCCTATGCACACTGAACTAGATGATGAACAAATTGAATATATTACCACAACTGTAATCAACTTTGTAACTAACTAA